The Sneathiella sp. P13V-1 genome window below encodes:
- a CDS encoding TIGR02444 family protein encodes MFGFANILSGSTFMSERQSFWDFACEVYDNPSVQKVCLELQNEESLDVNCLLFCLWIAASGRGICEDRFWADLVSKCDLWQKEILAPLRAVRDSLRSKSFLTQDFSSSELRTGILEKELVAEKHQILWMESQHSAEIEKHEAFTAEECLQAYLDALPFRITAAGRKKVLSLSTIGF; translated from the coding sequence GTGTTCGGTTTTGCGAACATTTTAAGCGGGAGTACCTTTATGTCAGAACGACAGTCTTTCTGGGATTTTGCCTGTGAAGTATATGACAATCCATCTGTTCAAAAGGTATGTTTGGAACTTCAAAATGAAGAAAGTTTGGATGTAAATTGCCTTCTTTTTTGCCTATGGATCGCTGCGAGTGGGAGAGGGATCTGCGAAGATAGGTTTTGGGCAGATCTGGTGTCGAAATGCGATCTTTGGCAAAAAGAAATATTGGCACCACTTCGTGCGGTTAGAGACTCATTGAGATCCAAAAGTTTTTTGACGCAGGATTTTTCCAGTAGTGAATTGCGCACGGGCATATTGGAAAAAGAACTAGTTGCTGAAAAACACCAAATTCTGTGGATGGAGTCTCAGCATTCAGCGGAAATAGAAAAACATGAAGCTTTCACGGCGGAAGAATGTCTGCAAGCCTACTTAGACGCACTGCCATTTAGAATAACAGCCGCGGGGCGGAAGAAAGTTTTGTCTCTCTCAACGATCGGTTTTTAG
- a CDS encoding 5-(carboxyamino)imidazole ribonucleotide synthase, which translates to MTTVAPGGTIGILGDGQLGRMMAIAAAELGYKTHVFGQDADGPAAQICTKMTVAPYTDQQALDAFAEDVDVVTLEFENIPSETLSFLESKVPVRPGRKVLEITQDRFVEKTFLNSLGAGTAQFCNVESLEDLQKGIERIGTPCILKTRRFGYDGKGQVKIDSATEIDEAWKQVGEQPSILEGFVPFELEISVIAARDINGNVQSYVPVENIHKNHILDITLAPANILESVSEHAEDLAQRIADRLELVGLIAVEMFVTADGSVLVNEMAPRPHNSGHWTIEACATSQFKQSIRAAAGLPLGNPERHSNAVMRNLIGDDVEHWQEILAHPDMSLHMYGKAEARAGRKMGHVTRLFSLDTLPTA; encoded by the coding sequence ATGACCACAGTTGCCCCTGGCGGAACCATCGGAATTCTAGGCGATGGACAACTTGGACGGATGATGGCAATCGCTGCCGCTGAATTGGGTTACAAAACCCATGTGTTTGGTCAGGATGCAGACGGGCCAGCTGCGCAAATCTGCACAAAGATGACCGTTGCCCCCTATACTGACCAACAGGCCCTCGACGCATTTGCTGAGGATGTGGATGTGGTCACTTTGGAATTTGAAAACATCCCAAGCGAAACGCTTAGTTTTCTCGAAAGCAAAGTCCCAGTTCGCCCTGGCAGAAAAGTTCTGGAAATCACCCAGGACCGGTTTGTAGAAAAAACTTTCCTGAATAGCCTTGGGGCTGGAACGGCCCAATTCTGCAATGTTGAAAGTCTTGAAGATCTGCAAAAAGGAATTGAGCGGATTGGTACCCCCTGCATATTGAAAACCCGCCGCTTCGGGTATGACGGCAAAGGTCAGGTAAAAATCGACAGCGCGACAGAAATTGACGAAGCGTGGAAACAGGTTGGCGAACAACCTTCAATTCTGGAAGGATTTGTCCCGTTCGAGTTAGAGATTTCTGTGATTGCCGCTCGCGATATCAACGGCAATGTTCAAAGCTATGTCCCGGTTGAGAATATTCACAAGAACCACATTCTGGACATTACACTTGCCCCTGCGAACATTTTGGAAAGTGTTTCCGAACATGCCGAGGACCTCGCTCAGCGTATCGCAGATCGACTGGAACTTGTCGGCTTGATTGCTGTTGAGATGTTTGTGACCGCCGATGGGAGTGTTCTGGTTAATGAAATGGCGCCGCGCCCCCATAATTCCGGTCATTGGACAATTGAAGCCTGCGCTACTAGCCAGTTCAAACAAAGTATTCGCGCCGCGGCGGGTTTGCCACTGGGCAACCCAGAACGTCACTCAAACGCTGTAATGCGCAACTTGATCGGGGATGATGTAGAACATTGGCAGGAAATTTTAGCTCATCCAGACATGAGTCTACATATGTACGGCAAAGCGGAAGCGCGTGCCGGCCGCAAAATGGGTCATGTCACGCGCCTCTTTTCCTTGGATACCCTGCCAACAGCATAA
- a CDS encoding ribonucleoside-diphosphate reductase subunit alpha has protein sequence MLDAVDRLTDVVQVKGGARVHIDHSRDQYLTDFGRAVLEDRYLLPGESFQDLFGRVASAYGEGDGHAQRIYNYISKLWFMPSTPVLSNGGSSRGLPISCFLNESNDSLHSIVDLWTENVWLASKGGGIGSYWGNLRSIGEGVGAVGKTSGVVPFIRVMDSLTLAISQGSLRRGSAAVYLPVTHPEIEEFVEIRRPTGGDPNRKTPNLHHGILVSDDFMRAVENDEEWGLTSPKDGSVIRKISARSLWIRILTARVETGEPYIIFNDRVNSLIPEHHKLAGLSVKTSNLCAEITLPTGKDHLGNDRTAVCCLSSLNLEKYDEWEGDETFIDDVMLFLDNVLQDFIDRAPDQMERAKYAAMRERSVGLGVMGFHSFLQAKRIPMESVMAKVWNNRIFKHIQKGVDAASKTLADLRGPCPDAADYGFHERFSNKTAIAPTASISIICGGASPGIEPTAANSYTHKTLSGSFNVRNPHLKALLAEKGHDDEETWSSITVNEGSVQHLDFLDDLEKDVFKTAFELDQRWIIEHAADRTPMIDQSQSVNIFLPANVHKRDLHQIHFQAWKQGVKSLYYCRSKSMQRAEVVATKGDVPDSLKELLKNAEAGKKPQLEVVGSGSTTDYEECLACQ, from the coding sequence ATGTTGGATGCGGTTGACAGGTTAACGGATGTTGTTCAGGTAAAGGGAGGTGCCCGGGTTCATATCGATCATAGTCGGGACCAATACCTGACTGACTTCGGTAGAGCCGTCCTTGAAGACCGCTACCTATTACCTGGTGAGAGCTTTCAGGATCTTTTTGGCCGTGTTGCCAGCGCTTATGGTGAAGGCGATGGGCACGCCCAACGTATCTACAATTACATCAGTAAACTGTGGTTCATGCCTTCTACGCCTGTTCTCAGCAATGGTGGTAGCTCCCGTGGTTTGCCAATTTCCTGCTTTTTGAATGAATCTAACGATAGCCTTCATAGTATTGTGGATCTTTGGACGGAAAATGTCTGGCTGGCCTCAAAAGGTGGTGGTATCGGAAGTTACTGGGGTAATCTACGTTCTATTGGTGAAGGTGTCGGTGCCGTTGGTAAAACATCGGGTGTTGTCCCGTTCATTCGTGTGATGGACAGCCTGACACTGGCGATTAGCCAAGGGTCTCTTCGTCGTGGTTCTGCAGCGGTCTACTTGCCGGTAACGCACCCGGAAATAGAAGAGTTTGTTGAAATTCGTCGCCCAACCGGTGGTGATCCGAACCGTAAAACGCCAAACCTGCATCATGGTATTCTGGTTTCCGACGATTTTATGCGTGCTGTTGAAAATGACGAAGAGTGGGGGCTGACTAGCCCGAAAGATGGCTCTGTAATCCGTAAAATCAGCGCGCGCAGCCTATGGATTCGAATCCTGACAGCGCGAGTGGAGACCGGTGAGCCATATATCATTTTCAATGATCGTGTGAACAGCCTGATCCCTGAGCATCACAAGTTGGCTGGTTTGAGTGTGAAGACCTCTAACTTATGCGCTGAGATTACGTTGCCGACAGGTAAGGACCATCTTGGTAATGACCGAACTGCGGTTTGTTGTCTGTCTTCTTTGAATTTGGAGAAATATGACGAATGGGAAGGTGATGAAACCTTCATTGATGACGTCATGCTGTTCCTTGACAACGTTCTGCAGGACTTTATCGATCGCGCGCCTGACCAGATGGAGCGGGCGAAATACGCCGCAATGCGTGAGCGTAGCGTCGGCCTTGGCGTGATGGGTTTCCATTCCTTCCTTCAGGCAAAGCGTATTCCAATGGAATCCGTCATGGCAAAGGTATGGAATAACCGTATCTTCAAACACATCCAGAAAGGTGTGGATGCAGCATCTAAAACACTAGCTGACCTTCGGGGCCCTTGCCCGGATGCCGCTGATTACGGTTTCCATGAACGCTTCTCCAACAAAACGGCGATCGCGCCAACGGCTTCAATTTCCATTATTTGTGGCGGTGCAAGCCCGGGAATTGAACCTACTGCCGCCAATAGCTACACCCACAAAACACTGTCTGGATCTTTCAATGTACGCAATCCGCATCTGAAAGCATTGCTTGCAGAAAAAGGACATGATGATGAGGAAACCTGGTCCTCCATTACGGTGAATGAGGGATCAGTGCAGCACCTTGATTTTCTGGATGATCTTGAAAAAGATGTGTTTAAAACGGCGTTTGAACTTGATCAGCGCTGGATTATTGAACATGCGGCTGACCGTACACCAATGATCGACCAGTCTCAGTCTGTGAATATCTTCTTGCCAGCTAACGTTCATAAACGTGACTTGCATCAAATCCATTTCCAAGCCTGGAAACAGGGTGTGAAGAGCCTTTACTACTGCCGTTCCAAGTCCATGCAACGTGCCGAAGTGGTGGCAACCAAGGGTGATGTGCCGGATAGCCTCAAGGAATTGCTTAAAAATGCGGAAGCGGGTAAGAAGCCGCAGTTGGAAGTTGTGGGCAGCGGTTCTACAACAGATTATGAAGAATGTCTGGCCTGCCAATAA
- a CDS encoding GGDEF domain-containing protein — MKIGPTGRPTVTAPTRKTSPSAASAAYSGVSAPRQIQDTSSVMGIPETEFTPKVKEAIMTLMAEVDNLRQNIEGLNKRLEEAERLADQDALLPIYNRRAFVRELTRIQASVERYGEHASLIYIDLNGFKGVNDNFGHQAGDYVLGEFANRLVRSVRETDVVGRLGGDEFGLILSQTTVDSAMVLASRLPQHLEANPIFWEGQKMDVGMAYGVVAIEAGVHPEEALTEADSKMYAQKKISKQQRES, encoded by the coding sequence ATGAAAATCGGACCAACCGGCCGTCCCACTGTAACGGCGCCAACACGTAAAACCAGCCCGTCTGCTGCCAGCGCAGCATACTCAGGTGTGTCTGCGCCAAGGCAAATTCAGGATACCAGTTCTGTAATGGGTATTCCTGAGACTGAATTTACGCCGAAAGTGAAAGAAGCCATCATGACATTGATGGCGGAAGTGGACAATCTCCGTCAAAATATCGAAGGTCTGAACAAGCGCCTTGAAGAAGCAGAACGCCTCGCCGATCAGGATGCTTTGCTTCCCATTTACAATCGACGTGCTTTCGTGCGTGAATTGACACGTATTCAGGCCTCCGTCGAACGTTACGGGGAACATGCCAGCCTGATCTATATCGACCTTAATGGTTTTAAAGGCGTGAATGACAATTTTGGCCATCAGGCCGGTGACTATGTGTTGGGTGAATTTGCAAACCGTCTTGTTCGCAGCGTTCGTGAAACGGACGTTGTTGGCCGTTTGGGCGGCGATGAATTTGGTCTAATTCTGTCCCAGACGACAGTTGACTCTGCAATGGTATTGGCGTCACGGTTGCCGCAACATCTGGAGGCCAACCCTATTTTTTGGGAAGGACAGAAGATGGATGTAGGGATGGCTTATGGTGTGGTGGCTATTGAGGCTGGCGTGCATCCGGAAGAAGCGCTTACAGAAGCAGACAGCAAAATGTATGCGCAGAAGAAAATTTCCAAACAACAAAGAGAAAGCTGA
- the purE gene encoding 5-(carboxyamino)imidazole ribonucleotide mutase, with the protein MTNEKVDVGIIMGSQSDWPIMKHAADTLEELGVKFESRIVSAHRTPDRLYDYAKSAKERGLKAIIAGAGGAAHLPGMTASMTPVPVLGVPVESKALKGMDSLLSIVQMPGGVPVGTLAIGKAGAINAALFAAQILALHDDEIAKAIDAWREKQTSAVAEIPVDNPEG; encoded by the coding sequence ATGACAAATGAAAAAGTAGATGTTGGAATTATCATGGGCAGTCAGTCTGACTGGCCGATCATGAAACATGCCGCTGACACACTCGAAGAATTGGGTGTGAAGTTCGAAAGCAGAATTGTCTCCGCCCATAGAACACCAGATCGTTTATATGACTATGCAAAGTCAGCAAAGGAACGCGGACTGAAAGCCATTATTGCAGGTGCAGGTGGGGCAGCTCACCTCCCCGGCATGACAGCTTCAATGACACCTGTTCCAGTATTGGGTGTTCCAGTTGAAAGCAAAGCCCTTAAAGGGATGGATAGTCTTCTTTCAATCGTTCAAATGCCGGGCGGGGTTCCTGTCGGAACACTGGCCATTGGTAAAGCAGGTGCCATCAACGCGGCCCTCTTTGCTGCACAAATTCTAGCATTACATGACGATGAGATCGCCAAAGCAATTGACGCATGGCGTGAAAAGCAAACAAGTGCTGTAGCAGAAATTCCTGTCGACAATCCTGAAGGATAA
- a CDS encoding FAD-binding oxidoreductase: MSDLVRELQKIVGEAHVLTGEEITDRHSPYCHEAYDAGLLVRPETVEEVSAVCKAAKDAGVALVPHGGLTGLVEGTVSHAGDVIISFERMNKVLRLDPDQMVMVVEAGVTLQNAIEAAAEVGMMPGVDIPSRGSATIGGMTSTNAGGVRVLRYGMMRENILGLEAVLSDGTIISSLNTLMKNNAGFDLKQLFIGSEGKMGLVTKVALKLHPKPAKEDTALVATNSFEDLVKLLGRARTALGSDLLSFEAMWADYYRVTTGQPGFGAVPLPYDYPLYGIIETAADVDREDSRLQSFLEKAFEDELVVDAVFANSVAEQQRIWRSREDSDALMGSFPVSLTYDIGFELKDMDAYAKELTSNINEAYPQVSIFFFGHMGDGNLHIMVGADQETGAKRESIDQIVYACAADYQNSTLSAEHGIGLEKKAFLHTSRSPEEIALMHQLVKAMGGNINAGKVI, translated from the coding sequence GTGTCTGATCTAGTCCGTGAATTGCAAAAAATCGTTGGGGAGGCTCATGTTCTGACGGGGGAGGAGATAACTGACAGGCACAGCCCATATTGCCACGAAGCTTATGATGCTGGATTGCTGGTGCGTCCCGAAACTGTTGAAGAGGTGTCTGCTGTTTGTAAGGCAGCGAAGGACGCCGGTGTTGCGCTGGTCCCTCATGGTGGTCTCACCGGGTTGGTTGAGGGAACTGTTAGTCACGCTGGTGATGTGATCATCAGTTTTGAGCGCATGAACAAAGTTCTGCGGCTTGATCCCGACCAAATGGTGATGGTGGTAGAAGCTGGGGTGACCCTTCAAAACGCGATTGAGGCTGCGGCTGAGGTTGGGATGATGCCTGGCGTTGATATTCCCTCCCGCGGCTCCGCGACCATTGGCGGCATGACATCGACAAATGCGGGCGGTGTTCGTGTTCTTCGCTATGGGATGATGCGGGAAAATATTCTGGGGCTGGAAGCCGTCCTTTCGGATGGAACCATTATTTCCTCCCTCAATACGTTGATGAAAAATAACGCAGGTTTTGACCTCAAACAGTTGTTCATTGGCAGCGAAGGGAAAATGGGGTTGGTGACTAAGGTTGCCCTTAAACTCCATCCAAAGCCTGCGAAAGAAGACACGGCGCTGGTCGCTACAAACAGTTTCGAAGATTTGGTAAAGCTTCTGGGTAGGGCGCGGACCGCACTTGGGTCTGACCTTTTGTCATTTGAGGCGATGTGGGCGGATTATTATCGGGTGACAACGGGGCAGCCGGGATTTGGGGCGGTGCCGTTGCCATATGATTATCCGCTTTATGGAATCATAGAAACAGCGGCCGATGTCGACAGAGAGGATAGCCGCCTTCAATCCTTCCTGGAAAAAGCGTTTGAAGATGAATTGGTTGTTGATGCTGTCTTCGCAAACTCAGTCGCGGAACAGCAGCGTATCTGGCGATCCCGCGAGGATAGCGATGCCTTGATGGGAAGTTTCCCTGTCAGTTTGACTTATGATATCGGGTTCGAGCTTAAAGACATGGATGCTTACGCCAAGGAACTGACCTCCAATATTAACGAAGCGTATCCGCAAGTTTCCATTTTCTTCTTTGGCCATATGGGGGACGGGAACCTTCACATTATGGTGGGGGCCGATCAGGAGACAGGCGCAAAGAGGGAGAGCATTGATCAAATTGTGTATGCATGTGCTGCGGACTACCAAAACAGCACATTGTCGGCGGAACATGGTATTGGCCTTGAGAAAAAAGCCTTTCTTCACACATCAAGGTCCCCGGAAGAGATTGCCTTGATGCATCAACTGGTGAAGGCGATGGGCGGGAACATCAATGCCGGTAAAGTTATTTAA
- a CDS encoding SDR family oxidoreductase: MLQNKVILITDATHFLGKPGTSVLIREGATVYAQDASFTNDGARADYEKLVPGVKTLTEQIPEDVVAKVVELEGHLDVMVNNDAYPAVKSSIDEADVEEFRRALDGLLVRGFSYAKLASAQMKKQGHGKILFISSAVPKHGLPNYSMYVAGRGGANALAVSLAKELGPFGIRVNALAPNFIESPTYFPKELLENEEIYKKITKPIPLGRLGKPEEAGEYLAFLSSDKSDYITGQVLYFAGGWA; this comes from the coding sequence ATGCTTCAAAACAAGGTTATCCTGATTACGGATGCGACGCATTTTCTTGGAAAGCCAGGAACTTCGGTTTTAATCCGCGAAGGGGCAACTGTTTATGCACAGGATGCAAGCTTTACGAATGATGGCGCCCGCGCTGATTACGAAAAGCTGGTGCCAGGTGTTAAAACATTAACCGAACAGATCCCGGAAGATGTGGTAGCCAAGGTTGTTGAGTTGGAAGGCCATCTTGATGTGATGGTCAACAACGACGCTTACCCTGCTGTGAAATCTTCAATTGATGAGGCGGATGTGGAAGAGTTTCGCCGTGCTCTGGATGGCTTGCTCGTCCGTGGTTTTAGTTATGCAAAGCTCGCCAGTGCTCAGATGAAGAAGCAGGGCCACGGGAAAATCCTGTTTATCTCTTCCGCTGTTCCTAAACATGGTTTACCGAATTATTCCATGTATGTAGCGGGAAGGGGCGGTGCGAACGCGCTGGCGGTGTCTTTGGCTAAAGAATTGGGGCCATTTGGCATCCGAGTAAATGCGTTGGCGCCAAATTTCATTGAAAGTCCGACTTATTTTCCGAAAGAACTTCTGGAAAATGAGGAAATATACAAGAAGATCACTAAGCCCATTCCCCTTGGTCGCCTAGGAAAACCTGAGGAGGCTGGTGAGTATCTTGCGTTCCTGTCCTCTGACAAATCTGATTATATCACAGGACAGGTTTTGTATTTTGCAGGTGGTTGGGCTTAA
- the def gene encoding peptide deformylase, with product MTAMPILKMGNPKLREKARPIELPIPHEIRDLVEVMKESMAAAGGVGLAAPQIGISKQLVIFSVPEARMKQEDGNDALGIDQTVLINPVIEPLSNEQVKGWEGCLSVPGLRGLVPRYTHIRYSGYDLDGNKMTREAKGFHARVVQHECDHLTGILYLERMTDMTELVYESEMKTYMENYGLNND from the coding sequence ATGACAGCAATGCCCATCCTGAAAATGGGAAACCCGAAACTTAGGGAAAAGGCCCGTCCAATTGAGTTACCCATTCCCCATGAGATTCGGGATTTGGTGGAGGTGATGAAGGAGAGTATGGCAGCCGCGGGTGGTGTGGGACTGGCAGCACCGCAGATCGGTATTTCCAAGCAACTTGTGATCTTTTCGGTACCCGAAGCGCGTATGAAGCAAGAGGATGGCAATGACGCACTTGGGATAGACCAAACGGTGCTCATTAATCCTGTCATCGAGCCTTTAAGTAATGAGCAGGTGAAAGGCTGGGAAGGGTGCTTGTCTGTACCGGGGCTTAGAGGTCTCGTCCCGCGATACACCCATATCCGGTATTCTGGGTATGATCTGGATGGCAACAAAATGACAAGAGAGGCAAAAGGCTTTCATGCACGCGTTGTTCAACATGAGTGCGACCATTTGACCGGAATATTATATCTGGAACGCATGACAGATATGACTGAACTGGTGTATGAAAGTGAAATGAAGACCTATATGGAGAACTATGGTCTGAATAATGATTAA
- a CDS encoding UbiX family flavin prenyltransferase, protein MSNNRKLIIGISGASGAIYGKRLLEACLDLDIDTHLVISRAAEITILHETGEPASKLRELATETYKSADIGAAIASGSFQNAGMVIAPCSVRTMSEIATGTTSSLLTRAADVALKERRKLVLMLRETPLHSGHLRNLANLSDMGAIIAPPVPAFYTHPKSIDEMVTHTVGRVLDLLQFENNLAERWAGLKTDR, encoded by the coding sequence ATGAGTAACAACCGGAAACTTATTATAGGAATATCAGGTGCTTCGGGTGCTATCTATGGAAAACGACTACTTGAAGCTTGTCTCGATTTAGATATCGATACTCATCTGGTAATCAGTAGAGCTGCTGAAATTACCATTTTGCATGAAACTGGCGAACCCGCATCCAAACTGAGGGAACTGGCAACGGAAACATACAAGTCGGCGGATATTGGTGCCGCTATTGCCTCCGGTTCTTTTCAAAACGCTGGAATGGTAATTGCCCCCTGCTCCGTCAGGACAATGTCTGAAATTGCAACAGGTACAACAAGCAGCCTCTTAACACGTGCCGCTGATGTCGCCTTGAAAGAGCGCCGAAAGCTCGTCCTAATGCTTCGTGAAACTCCTCTTCACAGCGGCCATTTAAGAAACTTGGCAAATCTGTCAGATATGGGAGCTATTATTGCTCCGCCTGTACCAGCCTTTTACACCCACCCCAAAAGCATAGACGAGATGGTCACCCACACTGTTGGCCGGGTTCTGGATCTGCTGCAATTTGAGAATAACCTGGCAGAACGGTGGGCAGGGCTAAAAACCGATCGTTGA
- the rpsU gene encoding 30S ribosomal protein S21 — MQVHVRDNNVDQALRALKKKMQREGIFRELKLRGAYEKPSEKRARQKAEAIRRARKLARKRALREG, encoded by the coding sequence GTGCAGGTACATGTTCGCGACAACAATGTCGACCAAGCGCTTCGCGCCCTGAAAAAGAAAATGCAACGCGAAGGTATCTTCCGTGAGCTGAAACTCCGTGGCGCATACGAAAAGCCATCCGAGAAGCGCGCTCGCCAAAAGGCTGAAGCAATTCGCCGCGCTCGCAAACTGGCTCGTAAACGCGCACTGCGCGAAGGTTAA
- a CDS encoding YdcH family protein, whose translation MTVIDEQEALRQRLAELKTEHRDLDIAIDALINSGNYNSLQLQRLKKRKLTLKDQIFLTENALTPDIIA comes from the coding sequence ATGACAGTGATTGATGAACAGGAAGCCCTGCGGCAGCGTCTTGCTGAATTAAAGACAGAGCACCGGGACCTAGACATCGCCATTGATGCGCTTATCAATTCGGGAAATTACAATAGCCTGCAGCTACAACGGCTGAAAAAACGAAAACTGACCTTAAAAGACCAGATTTTCCTGACAGAAAATGCACTGACCCCAGACATTATTGCCTGA
- a CDS encoding COQ9 family protein — MLSDQEQRQRLLDATLPHVMFDGWSAKAMKEAAKDLGEDYFTFERYFPGGPIDLISFFVEQADDKMEEELIKRDVLSMKIRDRITLAVRLRLEMYTPYREEIRKALTLLALPQNTAKGIKLTAETVSRMWYATGDTSTDYNYYTKRMTLSAVYSSTLLYWLDDHSENFEQTWEFLDRRIENAMQFETAKFKAKQFFSKKPAGPDIFSPARFMRHLRVR, encoded by the coding sequence ATGCTGTCTGATCAGGAACAGAGACAACGTCTGCTGGATGCGACGCTTCCCCACGTCATGTTTGATGGCTGGTCAGCGAAGGCTATGAAAGAAGCAGCTAAAGACCTTGGTGAGGATTACTTTACCTTCGAGCGCTATTTTCCGGGCGGGCCAATTGATCTGATTAGCTTCTTTGTCGAGCAGGCTGATGACAAAATGGAAGAAGAACTGATCAAGAGAGATGTTCTTTCCATGAAGATCAGGGACCGTATTACGCTCGCCGTTCGGCTTCGCCTTGAAATGTATACCCCGTACCGTGAAGAAATTCGCAAAGCACTGACCTTGCTTGCTTTGCCTCAAAATACGGCCAAAGGGATTAAACTTACTGCGGAAACTGTAAGTCGCATGTGGTACGCAACAGGCGATACCTCAACTGACTATAATTATTATACAAAACGCATGACACTTTCTGCTGTCTATAGTTCAACTCTGCTTTATTGGTTGGATGATCACTCAGAGAATTTTGAACAGACTTGGGAGTTTCTGGATCGACGTATTGAAAATGCCATGCAGTTTGAAACGGCGAAGTTCAAGGCCAAACAGTTCTTTTCAAAGAAGCCTGCTGGGCCTGATATTTTTTCTCCGGCCCGCTTTATGAGACATCTTCGGGTGCGGTAA
- a CDS encoding ribonucleotide-diphosphate reductase subunit beta → MSLLDAKPVYKPFSYPWCYDAWLMQQQIHWLPEEVPLADDVKDWHQNLSEDEQHLLTQIFRFFTQSDIEVNNCYMRHYTRVFQPTEVQMMLAAFSNMETVHIAAYSHLLDTIGMPETEYSAFLHYKEMKDKYDYMQQFNVDNKAEVAKTLAVFGAFTEGLQLFASFAILLNFPRHGKMKGMGQIVTWSVRDETLHCNSIVKLFRTFVSENPEIWTDELEAELYQACKDIVSHEDAFIDLAFGAGDIEGITADEIKTYIRYIADRRLGQLGLEEIYHVEKNPLPWLDAILNAVEHTNFFENRSTEYSKAATQGDWEDAFN, encoded by the coding sequence ATGTCACTGCTTGATGCGAAGCCGGTTTACAAACCTTTCTCCTATCCTTGGTGTTATGATGCATGGTTGATGCAGCAACAGATCCATTGGTTGCCAGAGGAAGTGCCCCTTGCAGATGATGTAAAAGACTGGCACCAAAATCTATCTGAAGATGAGCAGCACCTGCTCACCCAAATTTTCCGCTTCTTTACGCAATCTGACATCGAAGTGAATAACTGCTACATGCGTCACTACACACGTGTGTTTCAGCCTACAGAAGTGCAGATGATGTTGGCGGCGTTTTCCAATATGGAAACAGTGCATATTGCCGCTTATTCCCATCTTCTGGATACCATTGGTATGCCAGAAACCGAATATTCTGCGTTCCTTCACTATAAAGAGATGAAGGATAAATATGATTACATGCAGCAGTTCAATGTGGACAATAAGGCCGAAGTTGCAAAGACATTGGCAGTGTTTGGCGCCTTTACAGAAGGTCTGCAACTTTTCGCAAGTTTTGCGATCCTGCTGAACTTCCCGCGTCATGGAAAGATGAAGGGGATGGGCCAGATTGTAACCTGGTCTGTGCGTGATGAAACGCTTCACTGCAATTCTATTGTGAAGCTGTTCCGGACTTTTGTGAGTGAAAATCCTGAAATCTGGACGGATGAGCTGGAAGCAGAGCTATATCAGGCCTGTAAAGATATCGTCTCCCACGAAGATGCGTTTATTGATCTGGCTTTTGGCGCTGGTGATATCGAAGGTATTACCGCGGACGAGATCAAAACCTATATTCGCTATATCGCGGATCGTCGTTTGGGGCAGCTCGGTCTCGAAGAGATTTATCACGTTGAGAAAAATCCACTTCCGTGGTTGGATGCGATTTTGAACGCAGTTGAGCACACAAATTTCTTTGAAAACCGTTCAACAGAGTATTCCAAAGCAGCGACACAAGGTGATTGGGAAGACGCGTTTAACTAG
- a CDS encoding DUF465 domain-containing protein produces the protein MSTTEYVAQLTEKHHRLDEEIRSEMNHPAADQLHISELKKEKLRLKEKIRELSPH, from the coding sequence ATGAGCACAACTGAGTATGTTGCCCAGCTGACTGAAAAACATCACCGCCTAGATGAAGAAATTCGTTCAGAAATGAACCACCCGGCGGCAGATCAGCTTCATATCTCAGAGCTTAAGAAAGAGAAACTCCGACTTAAGGAGAAAATAAGGGAGCTTTCACCGCATTAA